The Halostagnicola larsenii XH-48 DNA segment TAGCGGCGGTTGGTGGCGCAGCGGCAACAGTTTCCGTCTCAGGATGTCTGGGTGGTGATGTGGAAAGTGATGTGGGGAACCTCCTTCGATACGGGCGTGCTCAGGACTCATCGACACTCGACCCGCAAGCGACTTCATCGGGTGAGGACGCCAAGGTAACCGGTCAGATATACGATCGGCTTATCCACTTCGAGCCAGGCGAATCGACGCTAGTCGAAGGATTAGCCGAAGAGTTCAGTCTCGAGGGGACGACGGTATCACTCACAATCCGCCAGGACGCCCAGTTCCACAACGGAGACGACGTGACGGCAGAGGATTTCGTCGCGACGTACCGACGATTCCACGACGAGGACTACGAGCACTATATCGGCGCCGATAACGTCTCGTTCTACGGAGCGTACGTCTTCGGGTCAGTCGAGTCCATCGAAGCGACGGCCGAATCCGAACTTGAGATCGAACTTGAGTCCAGATACGCGCCATACCTACGGACGCTCGCGATGTTTGCAGCTGCGGTCTTTCCGAAGAGCGAGATCGAAAACGACCACGATTTCGCCGAGGATCCGATCGGCTCCGGACCGTTTGTATTCGACGAGTGGAGCAAGAGCGATCAACAGATCCGGCTGACGGCCAATGAGGACTACTGGGGCCAAAAGGCGAGTGTCGGCGAGCTTGTCTTCGAGGCCGTTACCGAAAACTCGACGCGCGCGCAGTCTCTCGACAGTCGCGAACTCGACATCATTGACGGAATCGGCAGCGGACAGGCTAATACTATCGAGAACTCCGAGAATGCCTCACTCGAGTCGAAGCCCGGAATGAACGTAGGGTACCTAGCCCTCAACATGGAACGCGTCGAAGCGTTCCGTGACAGGCGAGTTCGCCGAGCGATCAACCACGCGATAAACGTCGAGGGGATCATCGAGTCGATCTATCGTGGAAACGCGACCGCTTCGGCCCAAGCAATCCCGCCGACGGTGATGGGATACAACGAAGATCTCGACCCCTACGAGTACGATCCGGAAACCGCACAGGACCTCCTCGACGATGCCGGATACGGCGACGGCCTCGAGTTCGAACTTGCGACGATGACCACCGCACGACCGTACATCGCCTCGCCTGTACAGACGGCAGAGACTGTCCGATCGAACCTGGCCGATGTCGGCATCGACGTCGAGATCAACGAGCAGTCATCGTTCGACGCGTACCTCGAGTACACCGACACGGGACAACACGACGCGGCGTTTGCCGGCTGGATCACCGACAATGGTGACCCGAACAACTTCTACGAACCTCTATTGGATCCCGGTGTCGATCCCGATGAGATTCCCGAGGGACAGAACTGGATCAGTCGCGACGTGGAAGGTGTCAACGACGGAAACAACTCCGCGTGGGCGAACACTGAGTTCATGGAACTGGTCGACGAGGCCCAGCAGACCTACGACGAAGAAGAGCGAGCAGAACTGTATCGGGAAATCGGGCAACTCACCCGTGACGAAGCACCGTGGGCCTTCATGACCTACACTGACGAACTTCGAGGTGTCAGCGAGCGAGTCAACGGTTACATCGTGGAAGTGATCGGCGGTCCCTTCCTCAATCATGTCGAACTGGACGAGTAAGCTGGATCGAAAAACTTGTAATCGAGCAAATAACCCTCTAACATAATGGTCAGCAAACGAATTATACTCAAACGATTGTTGCTACTTGTCCCAGTGTTGTTGGGTGTAGCGACATTCGTTTTCGCGATCCTCCATCTTTCGCCGGGGAATCCCGCACGGACAATCGCGGGCGAGCGGGCAAGCGAGGAGTTCGTTCGACAAATCGAAAGCGATCTCGGGTTGAACGATCCAATATACGTTCAGTACGGCCGCTTCCTGCTCGATGCAGCCCAGTTGGACTTCGGCAACTCCTATGTCCTCCGGCAAGATACCGCTGTAATCGAGGTGCTGAGACATCGGTTCCCGGTCACCCTCGAGTTGGCAATCTACGGCCAGATCGTGGGTATTCTCTTCGGCATTCCTCTCGGCATCCTGAGCGCCGTCAAGCAGGATTCCCTGACTGATCACATCACTCGAATCGGAGCATTGACTGGTATCAGCGTCCCGATCTTTTGGAGCGGCCCCCTCTTGATCATGATATTCGCTCAAGGGCTCGGTATCTTACCGACCAGCGGGCGTATCGCATCTATTTACTCTATCCCGCATTTCACTGGATTGATCACCGTCGACGCAGCGCTCACCGGACATCCGGGAGCATTCCTCTCGGCGGTCAAGCACATGTTCCTGCCGACCCTCGTCCTTGGAATCTACTCGATGGCGCTGATTTCGCGGATGATGCGCTCGTCGATGCTCGAGGTAACCCGTCAGGACTACATGCGAACCGCTCGCGCGAAGGGACAGGGGATGAACATTACGATCATGAAGCATGGATTTCGGAACGCCCTCGTGCCCGTGGTGACGATTATCGGCCTCCAGTTCGGGTCACTCCTAGGCGGTGCGGTACTCACCGAGACAGTGTTCAGCATTTCCGGCATCGGAAACCTGCTCGTTGAAGCGATCTCCGTCGGTGACTATCCGGTAGTCCAGGGCACGGTGTTGCTGTTCGCGTTCCTCTACACGCTCGTGAATCTGGGCGTCGACCTCACCTACTCGATACTCGATCCGAGGATAGATCAATGAGTTACGACACAGATACCCAACGCGATACCGACGACCGCTTGAGTTTCGTCGACCGGCTACGCCGATCGCAGTTCCTCAGCGAATTGTTCTCGAACAGGCTAGCGTTAACCGGGCTCGGAATTATCCTGTCCATCATCGCGATCGGCGTCCATGCCCGGCTATTCCTCGACTACAACGCCATCGTCAGTTCCCAGATCGGGACCGGATCGACGATGACCGGACCCTGCGGTGAGCGAGAGATCGTCGCCGCCATCCAGTCGGCGGGCTCCTGCGCCCATCCGTTCGGGACGGATCTACAGGGTCGAGACATCTTCAACCGCGTCCGCTACGGTGCATGGCTGGCGCTGAAGTTCGGAACAATCACCGTCATCGCCTCGACTATCCTCGGCGTTGGACTCGGTATACTTGCGGCCTACTACGGAGGCTGGATCGACAACCTCATCATGCGAACGATGGACATCTTGTTGTCATTCCCCAGTCTACTACTGGCACTTGCGCTCGTCGCTATCTTCGGTGCCGGGATCTGGAAAGCTGTCATCGCACTCACTCTCGTCTATACGCCCCAGTTCGCGCGTGTCGTCCGCGGTACTGCGCTGAAAGTGCTGGAGGACGAGTACATCGAGGCGACAGTCGCGTTGGGTGCTCGCGACGCACGCGTCCTGATCAGACACGTCCTGCCGAACTCCATCGCGCCGATCACGGTCCAGAGCACCCTCAATTACGGGATGGCGATCATCGACATTGCCGCGCTGTCATTCCTCGGATTCGGTGCCAGCGCCGGGACTCCCTCGTGGGGGCTCATGCTCTCGAACGGAGTCAACGAGGGGCTCCTCTCCGGCCACTGGTGGTGGTCCTTCTTCCCGGGACTGTTACTGGCGTTGGCCGTCCTCGGGTTCAATCTGCTCGGCGATGGTATGCGCGATGCGCTCGACCCGCGAATGCGAGAAAACATCGACTGACCGATGGTGAACAACGATAGCAAATCGACAGTTCCGCCCGTTGCCCGCCTGGCCGGTGCGTTCGGTCTCGGTGCCGGTTCCGGAATCGGTCTCGCCATCGTCCTGGCCGTTCAGGGTGATCCGAATGGGGGGACGGGAACGGCGTTCGCGCTCGGCGCACTCGTTTTCGGCGTCGCCCTGCTCGGCTGGTCCGCCGCCGTGATGGGAGGACGCGGCTTCGAGACGATGAACGAGTACCTCGAGGGAGGGAGCGACTGGACCGAAGCCGGCGGACGGCGGGCGATGGTGTTGCTTTGTAGCGTCGGCCTCGGCGACATGGTCGGTTCCTCGATCGTTGCCGCAGTGATCGTCTGATCTCGCGGCGCGATAGCGACTATTGAGCCGTTGTACAACCCGATCGCTCAGCTATCGTTCGATTGGGTGTAGAGTGAGCACTGACCGAAACGACAGGTTTTGTTTGAGCTACGGCGGATAGACGACCGAAAGTGCCCTCACTCGCTCGACGATTGTGCGGTATCCGATGGGAGTTCGAAGAATAGGGATGGCTCGTCGTGACTGAAAGATACTACCCGCCGGCGTGAAAGGGGACGAACAGTAGCGTCAATCCGTCCGCGTTCGAGGGCTAACCGTTCGAGGCGCTCAACGGTATCCGGGGCATAGTACAGCGGGACGAACACCGCCTCACGCTGGTCGTCATCGAGCTCGGCGATGAGAGAGAACCCGCTGGCTTGGTAGACTTCATATCGAGAGACGGTGAATCCCGTCCCGAGACGGTCCTTGAGTTCCTCAAACTCGTCGTCGGGGACGACGACGTCGAAGCCGATGCTTCGGTATTCACTCTCGTAGTCATTGGTCTCGTCATCGATACTAGGACGGTCGGACGGCCCCGGTTGGGGGGCAACGTCGCCGGGATGTAACTCGAGTACCGACCAGTCGTCTTCACGGTATTCGTCGGCGATCGACTCGGCATCCGCAACAAATGCTTCCCAACGGTCATTGGCAGGGTATGATTGCTCCTCGCCGTGCATACTGATGCGTAGGCGTAGCAACGGACAAAAGCTTTTGCCTCGGTTCTCCGGCCAGTCTGGCCCGATAATGGCCATCGCAGATCCGTTCGAAAAACAAGATATATAATCCTGCGGTAACATACCTCATGTAGTGAGTTCACTACTCTCCCTCTCGAACCTGCAGACGTACTTCCGGACGGATCGAGGGACCGTCAAGGCCATCGATGGTCTGGACCTCACCATCCGGGAGGGTGAAACGGTTGGACTCGTCGGGGAGTCCGGAAGCGGCAAAAGCGTGACCGCTCTCTCGGCGATGCAACTGGTCGACCACCCTGGCGAGGTCGTCGGCGGCTCGATCGAGTTCCGTGACGACGACGTCGCCAGTAATCTTCTCAAACAATACCCGGACCGCGGGCCCGAGTTCGTCGATTCCGAGTCGGGGATCGTCGAGTTGACGGAGACGCCCGACGCGGCGATGCGTCAGCTCAGAGGCCGGGAGATGAGCATGATCTTCCAGGATCCGATGACGTCGCTGAACCCGGCGGCCACCGTCGGCAATCAGGTCGCGGAGAGCCTGCTATTACACCAGTATGACCGCAAGCGGCCCGACACTTGGTGGAACGCCGTCCGTGAGATTACACCGTCCCTCGGCCGGGATCCGATCGAGGAACAGGCGCTTTCGGATGCTGTCGATATGCTCGAGCAGGTTGGTATCCCCGAGGCTAAATCCCGGATCGACCAGTACCCACACGAGTTCTCAGGTGGAATGCGCCAGCGTGTACTCATCGCGATTGCACTCGCTTGCCAACCGAAATTACTCATTGCCGACGAACCGACGACCGCCCTCGACGTGACCATCCAGGCACAGATCCTCGAACTGATAAACGACTTACAGGAGCAATTAGGGATGGCGGTACTGTTTATTACGCACGATCTCGGTGTCGTCGCCGAGACCTGTGACCGCGTCGCCGTGATGTACGCAGGCGAGATTGTCGAGGAGGGCCCCGTCGAAGAGGTGTTTACCAATCCCTCACACCCCTACACCTACACGCTACTCGAATCGATCCCGACTGAAGACAGGGACCGACTGACACCGATCGAAGGCAACGTTCCAGACCTCATCGATCTCCCCGATGGCTGTCACTTCGCGCCGCGATGTCCGTGGTCACAACCCGAGTGTACAGACGAAGAGATACCGTATCTACAGCACGGCTCCGAGGATATTAACCACCGTTCGAAGTGTATTCACTCGGAGTTCGACGAGAGCGTCTACGCCGACGAGAGAGAGGGTATTAACACCAAAAACGATGGTTCCTTCGACGAAACCCTGGTTTCAGTTAACGAGGTGAAACGACACTTCTCGCAGGCAGATGGAATGCTCGACCGGTGGCTCGCCGACGAGTTGCCACCGGTCAAGGCAGTCGACGGAGTCAGCTTCGACATCTACCAGGGCGAGACGCTCGGACTCGTGGGCGAAAGCGGTTGCGGGAAGTCGACAACCGGTCGCACTCTCTTGCGACTACTCGAACCGACTGACGGCAACGTCGTCTTCTCCGGCGTAGACCTTAATGATCTCAGCGAGAACGCTCTCCGGGAAACGCGCAAGGAGATGCAGATGATCTTCCAGGATCCAATGTCCTCGCTCGATCCGCGGATGACAGTCGCCCAGACGATCGCCGAACCCCTGAAGATTCACGACCTCCCAGTTCCGGTGGAGGGCGACGATCGCTCACAGCGCGAGCGCCGGCGTGATCGTGTCGACGAACTCCTCGATGCCGTCGGCCTCGATTCCTCGCAACGCGATCGGTACCCCCACGAAATGTCCGGTGGGCAGCGCCAGCGCGTGGGGATCGCCCGTTCACTTGCCGTCGATCCCGATTTCATCGTCGCAGACGAACCGGTCTCCGCTCTCGACGTGTCGGTGCAGGCGCAGATAATAAACCTGCTCGAGGATCTGCAAGAGGAGTTCGACCTGACGTACCTGTTTATCGCCCACGACCTCTCGGTCGTCAGGCACATCGCCGATCGCGTTGCGGTGATGTACCTCGGCGAAATCGTCGAACTTGCCGAGACGGAGGAACTGTTCGAAGCACCGAAACACCCCTACACAGAGACGCTACTCTCGGCGGTACCCGAACCGGACCCTTACGCGAGCGGGGATCGAATCATCCTCGAGGGAGACGTCCCAAGTCCAATCGATCCGCCATCCGGGTGTCGGTTCCGGACGCGCTGCCCGAAGGTCGTTCCGCCGGACGACCTCGATATCGAGCAAGCGGCCTATCGCGAAGTGATGAGCTTCCGGGAACAGATCGAGAAGGAGACGCTCACGATCGATCGATTCGACGGGGAAGACGGCGAACCGGCCACGCCGGAGGCCGTCGCCGACGGGGGAAGTCAGCGGTCCGGGCAAGACATCGTCGATGAATTCTTCGACGAATCATTGTCTCCAGATGTCGAGGTGACGCTCGTAAACGCTGCCTCCCGCCTGACCGGCGGCGAATGGGACGAAGCAGCGTCCCTGTTGCGCGATGAGTTCGAATCAGTGTGCGAGCGTCGTAGCCCAGTTCTCGACGGTAATCGCCACCTGTCTGCCTGTCACATAACTGATAGCAACGCTCGCTAAGCCGGTTCATCGCTTGCCGGGAGAACGTATCGTTAGAAGTAAACAGACCACACTTGACGTAAAGGAGACCCTCACAGAATGAGCGTTCGTATCGTACTATTCGTCGTGCCACTGATCACCCTTGGTAGCGGCCACACTGTGAACGTCCAGCTGGCCAATCAAAGGACATGTTCCACAGTCGAATCAAACGCCTATCGACAGTCGCAATTCAGTCACTAACATGGCCGGAGAGCATCTCGAGTATGATACCAAATTGACCGCGAAGACGAGGGTGGACAACGATGGAACCGAAGATGATAGTGATCGTGCTGACGGTTTCTCCGATCAAGCGCCAAGCGGGTACCAGTTGACGTTCAAACTCTGGCACCCGAACTGCTGGATGACCACTGTAACCGCGAAAACGGACGGAAACCTGCTCGTGAACTCCGTCTACATCGTCGACGAACACGTGAAAGCCCACGTCGTCGCGTACGCGAACACTACCGAGGCTCTCGAGACGCTCATCGAAGCAACGCACATGTCGGAGCGGACATACTCGGTCAGCGAACTGCACAACCGGCATCAGTATGGGGAATCCACCGAGCCGGTCCGTAAGATGACGCGAAATCTGTTAGTTGAGTACGATCCGGCCAACAGTATCTACGACGCACTCGTTTCACGCGGGTTCATTCCGGTGGAACCACTTCGTGTGCGTGATGGGTACGAGTACTGGACTGTAGCCGTCGACGACCCCCGTGAGCGAATGCAAGAGAAGCTCGCGACCGTCTGTGAGACGAAGAACGCGGAAATCACCGTTCAGCAGATATCGACGCAGCGACCGATAACCGACACCGACGTCGACGCGGGAACCTGCTGGGAAACGCTCTCCACTCGTCAGCGCGAAGTTTTCAAACACGCACGTGATCAAGGCTACTACGAGTGGCCTCGGGCCGTGTCCGGTGCAGACCTCGCCGCGGAACTCGACATCGCCAAAACAACGTTTTTCGAACACCTCCGGAAGGCGGAAGCGAAACTCCTCGGCAGGAAGTGAGGGATTGTTCTGATTGCCGTATTTTGACGAGACATCGTCGCCCAAGTGATCGGTACCCGTCTCCCGCTACTCGACGATGATAGAAATGCGTCAGATAGTTTGAATTAACGATGAGGCGGCCGTCTCTTCGTCGGATGCCTCGTAAACGACGTGTGCAGCGGCGACGTCCTGAATAGCGAGTCCGGTTGAGTCGAAGACCGTGACGCTATCCTCGGGCGTTCGACCCGCCAGCTTGCCGGTCGCGATTTCGCCGATTTCACCGTGGATATCCTCCTCAGTAAGGACGCCGTTATCCCATGGAACGTTAATCTCGCCCGAGTGTATGCACTGTTCGAAGTCGTCGATGACCAGCAATGCGTTCAACAGCACCTCGTCCGTGAGTTCGTGCTTGCCGGCAGCGTCGGCCCCCATCGCGTTAACGTGGGTGTGTGAACAGAGATCGTCCGTCTCGACGATCGGCGCTTCGACCGGCGTCACCGTCGAAAGGACATCACAAGCGGCCGCCGCGGCGATAGAACCGCGTCGGATGGCAAACTCTTCGGCATATGTGTCGACGAATTTCTCGACGCGTTCGTCGTCGGGGTCAGAGATGACCACTTCTTCGATCGGGCGAACTGCCGCGATGGCCTCGAGTTGCGTGTACGACTGAACACCGGCACCGACGATTCCCATCGAAGTTGCGTCCTCGACGGCTAAATAATCAGTTGCGACCGCAGCTGCCGCACCGGTACGGCGCATTGTGAGCTCTGTTCCGTCCATAATAGCAAGCGGGAACCCGGTTTCCGGATCGGAGTAGATCATTGTTCCCATGACCGTCGGGAAATCGTGAGTAGACGGATTATCCGGATGGACGTTCACCCACTTGATGCCTGCTGCGTCCCAGTCGTCAGCAGCCATATACGCTGGCATCGACCGAAAGTCTCCGTTGTATGTCGGTAGGTCGATGTAGGACTTGGACGGCATCTGTGCGTTGCCCGTCGCATACGCTACGAATGCGGCTTCCATAGCAGGGACGAGGTCTGTCATTGACGAGCGCTGTCGAACATCGGTGCTGTCGAAGAGAGAAGTCTCCATACACCAACCAATTGTCAATGACTACTTATACAATACCCCTCTCATGTGCGGCATTGTTCAGATAAGCCGAAAAGTGAGTCGGTAGAACTTTCAAGCTCTCATTCTTGGGCACTGTCTAGTTGAGTCGGTTTGAGAAGTGAGCAGGTCGCTGAGTGGATTGGGTAGATGCTCGCAGACCTGCTCAGCGAGAGCTATGAACCGGATTTAGAAGAATATTGGGAGAACGTCCGTATCCTCCGAAGCTCTAAAACTCCCACAACCTCGGAGGATGGAAATGATGCGTGCCTTACTTGCAGATTGGGTGCATTAGAAATATTCGGCCGGTAAGCTTGCTTGCGTTAGTGCCTACACAATCAATCAGCGAGGGCATTTGGTGAGGTCCAGACAGTCATTTCAGGACCAGCCCCGGCCTTCCATAGAACGTCCTATTTCTCGGATATAGACTCTGTGGAGAGAGTATCCATTTCTCAATCGCCACCGACCCGTTCGGCGACAAGGACACCCACTTGGTCATGCACACGCTCGACTGCCGTGACCACGAATCCGACGTCAGTGAGTACGTCCACGAGCATCCCGACGGTAGCCGCATCGACCCCGTGGCCGAATAGCGGTTCCTCAGGGTCGGGTGAGCCGAAGAACATCGCGTCACCGAGAACGAACCGATGCGGGCCGAGGTCGGCGATGGCCTCGATAGCCTCGCGCTTTTTCTCGTCGGGAAGATGGTGAAGGGCGAAATTCGAAACGACAACGTCCACGTCGCCGTCGTATTGCGGGTTGCGGAACTCGCCATAGCCGAACTCGGCGTTCTCGATACCGCTGTCGGCGGCTTTCGACCGTGCCTGCTCTATCATTCCGTCACTGATGTCGCGACCGACGACGTGGCCGGCATCCCCGGCCAACGCGAGCGCGATTAAGCCCGTCCCCGTTCCGAGGTCGAGGACGACGTCGTCGGGGCGAGGGTCGGCGTGTTCGATAACGAGTGTGGCGCACGCATTGTAGATCGGCTTCTCTTTGCTGCCGTGCTTGTCGTCGTATTGATCGGCGATCTGTGAGAAGCGATCGGCGAGGTCCTCAAGAGGCTCGTCCATTATTGCCACCCCCCGTTGAAATCTTCCTTCGACAGTTCCATATTCACGGTCGTGCCGATTGCGTATCCATCGGAGACGGCGGACGGGATGGACGGAGGACCCCCACTACAGGCGTCGCCAGCGATGAACAGCCCTTCGACAGACGTGAACCCCATTCCACGCTGAGACCGTGTTGCATCGACGAGTCCAGCCTGATTCACTTCGAGACCGAGCTGTTCTGGGAGCTCGCTGTGTTGCTCCATCGGTGGAGGGTAGAATAGAGCGTGGCGAGCTACGTCGCGGCCATCCGCAAGGGAGATGCTTTCGAGATCGCCATGGGAGCCGTTGAGTGCGGTAATCGGTTCGTCTTCGATTTTGATTCCTCGTTCGACGAACACCGACCGGGATTCTTCATCGAAAACGTCCTGCCCATCGGTGAATACGACGAGGTCCTCACTCAGGTTGTAGATGAGCTTCGCGTAGTCGACCATGTGTTGGTTCGTGACCATCACGCCGAGCGGTTCACCACGGACTTCGTAACCGTGACAGTAGGGACAGTGATGCACGCCACTCCCCCAGAACTCCTCGAAGCCGTCGGTCTCGGGAAGATTGTCCCTGACACCAGTCGCTAGTACGACCTTCCGACTCGTGACGGTCTCGCCGGAATCCAGGGTACTGGTGAAGCTGTTGTTGTCTCGACTAACATCCGTTACATTCGTGTCCCGAAACTCGCCTCCGTATTCCAGAACTTCCTCGTAACCGAGCCGACGGAGCTCCTCCGGTGAGATACCGTCCCTCGTCAGGTATCCGTGGGCTTCAGCTGCTGGACCATTGCGCGGTTCGCCGTTATCACAGACCAAGACACTGCGAAGTGAGCGCCCTAACTGGAGGGCTGCACTCAAACCAGCAGGCCCGCCCCCGATGATGAGAACGTCGTATTCCAAATCACCGCCATCAGTTGTTTGCATACTACCTGCAATGAGGTAGAGAGCGATAAGTCCATCGCTGCCAATAGTGGAGCCTATCAAGCCTTGTATATTGGAGAAATATGGACTCAGTAGCTCGTATTCTTCATAATAGATGTTCTGGCCTCTCCGCTCAATTTCATCATGTCGATTCCGAACTCGCGTTTGATTGCATAAGAGTGCAAACTTTATGTAGGCACGGCACCAATCCCCGACAACAATGCCAGACGCCGTACAAAAGCAACTCGGGGATGAACGGGAGTGTGAGGGCCTTCTCGACTGTATGTTCGGAATGAACGAGCTCGACAGGGCCGTATTTAGACTGTTAGCGGAATCTTCTGAGCCGCTTACTGTGGATCATGTTGCGAAGTTCATCGGTAAAGAGCGGACGACCGCGTACCGTTCGGTCAAACGACTCGAAGAGGCAGGGGTTGCTGTGCAAGAACAGGAAAGTTGTCCGAAGGGAGGCTATCACCACGTGTATCGAGTCTCTGATCCTGACGAGATAGCGAATGAGCTCCAACGAATGCTCAACCAGTGGTACGCTGAGACTGGCCAACTCATTCAGGAGTTCCGGGATACGTATGTCAAGGACCGTTCTTCTGAATAGATCAATAACTTTCCCGCCTCATGATGTTTTATATTAGGAATAGCTGATGGGAGAACGTGGCCGCCGATTGACTAACGCATTTGTCGCTGCCCTCGAACTCTGCGAACATCTCCGTGAAGGTACAGGCTTTTGTACTGCTCTCGTCGAGCTCAAATTCCAAATCGAGACGCTCGAAGACGGGTATCCCGAGTGGCACCCCGCGTCATACCCGTTTCGCGGAATGCTCAAACTCTTCGTTTATTTGGAGGTCACGGGCGACAGCTATCGGTCCCTCACGCACCATCCGGAACTCGCAGACGTATTCCGACTCGAACGAATCCCAGATGAATCGGTTCACTCTCGAACGTGGCATAACCGCTTCGATGACGATATTCGAGGCTACATCACTGCCAGCGCTCACTTATTAGTCAGAGAGATACACAATGAGAGCCTCTCTGTTCCGAAAGTACGACCGCTGGAGGAGGTGAGAAGATCACCCGACGGTGATTCTGAAGCCTCTAAAGCCACCACCGAGTTCTCCGATGAGGACATTTTCCAAACAACCCGCCTCGCTCGTGAGCATGGCTTTGGTCCGGTCGACTCTGGGAGAGCTCAGAATGCGACATACGAGGACACGCGATTCTTTGAGTTCCAGACGTTCATCGGAATGATCGGCTGCGGTACTCCACAAGGCGCAGCACGGTTCAAATTCCGTCGAGGCAAAGAGTACGGTCCTCACGGGGATACACACCTTCGCGCAGTCAAGCAGTTCGACCCAGAGAATCTAATCGATGGATTTCAACAGGCGACAGACCGGCTCCTCTCGGTGATTCAGTCGGAATCCTCGTTTCGCCGTCCAGTCACTGTCGCAATTGACATCACGACCATTCGCTACTTCGGTAGCGTGGAGGGAATGTCGATGGTCAGTGGGACGAAAGACGGCGAGGGAAGAGCGTTCAAATTCGCCACGCTCTCGATTGTCGGGTGGAACATCCCGCTTATCCTCGC contains these protein-coding regions:
- a CDS encoding ABC transporter substrate-binding protein, which encodes MPHSNTVNRRSVLAAVGGAAATVSVSGCLGGDVESDVGNLLRYGRAQDSSTLDPQATSSGEDAKVTGQIYDRLIHFEPGESTLVEGLAEEFSLEGTTVSLTIRQDAQFHNGDDVTAEDFVATYRRFHDEDYEHYIGADNVSFYGAYVFGSVESIEATAESELEIELESRYAPYLRTLAMFAAAVFPKSEIENDHDFAEDPIGSGPFVFDEWSKSDQQIRLTANEDYWGQKASVGELVFEAVTENSTRAQSLDSRELDIIDGIGSGQANTIENSENASLESKPGMNVGYLALNMERVEAFRDRRVRRAINHAINVEGIIESIYRGNATASAQAIPPTVMGYNEDLDPYEYDPETAQDLLDDAGYGDGLEFELATMTTARPYIASPVQTAETVRSNLADVGIDVEINEQSSFDAYLEYTDTGQHDAAFAGWITDNGDPNNFYEPLLDPGVDPDEIPEGQNWISRDVEGVNDGNNSAWANTEFMELVDEAQQTYDEEERAELYREIGQLTRDEAPWAFMTYTDELRGVSERVNGYIVEVIGGPFLNHVELDE
- a CDS encoding ABC transporter permease; this encodes MVSKRIILKRLLLLVPVLLGVATFVFAILHLSPGNPARTIAGERASEEFVRQIESDLGLNDPIYVQYGRFLLDAAQLDFGNSYVLRQDTAVIEVLRHRFPVTLELAIYGQIVGILFGIPLGILSAVKQDSLTDHITRIGALTGISVPIFWSGPLLIMIFAQGLGILPTSGRIASIYSIPHFTGLITVDAALTGHPGAFLSAVKHMFLPTLVLGIYSMALISRMMRSSMLEVTRQDYMRTARAKGQGMNITIMKHGFRNALVPVVTIIGLQFGSLLGGAVLTETVFSISGIGNLLVEAISVGDYPVVQGTVLLFAFLYTLVNLGVDLTYSILDPRIDQ
- a CDS encoding ABC transporter permease, translating into MSYDTDTQRDTDDRLSFVDRLRRSQFLSELFSNRLALTGLGIILSIIAIGVHARLFLDYNAIVSSQIGTGSTMTGPCGEREIVAAIQSAGSCAHPFGTDLQGRDIFNRVRYGAWLALKFGTITVIASTILGVGLGILAAYYGGWIDNLIMRTMDILLSFPSLLLALALVAIFGAGIWKAVIALTLVYTPQFARVVRGTALKVLEDEYIEATVALGARDARVLIRHVLPNSIAPITVQSTLNYGMAIIDIAALSFLGFGASAGTPSWGLMLSNGVNEGLLSGHWWWSFFPGLLLALAVLGFNLLGDGMRDALDPRMRENID
- a CDS encoding DUF7268 family protein, giving the protein MVNNDSKSTVPPVARLAGAFGLGAGSGIGLAIVLAVQGDPNGGTGTAFALGALVFGVALLGWSAAVMGGRGFETMNEYLEGGSDWTEAGGRRAMVLLCSVGLGDMVGSSIVAAVIV
- a CDS encoding DUF7529 family protein — encoded protein: MHGEEQSYPANDRWEAFVADAESIADEYREDDWSVLELHPGDVAPQPGPSDRPSIDDETNDYESEYRSIGFDVVVPDDEFEELKDRLGTGFTVSRYEVYQASGFSLIAELDDDQREAVFVPLYYAPDTVERLERLALERGRIDATVRPLSRRRVVSFSHDEPSLFFELPSDTAQSSSE
- a CDS encoding ABC transporter ATP-binding protein; translation: MSSLLSLSNLQTYFRTDRGTVKAIDGLDLTIREGETVGLVGESGSGKSVTALSAMQLVDHPGEVVGGSIEFRDDDVASNLLKQYPDRGPEFVDSESGIVELTETPDAAMRQLRGREMSMIFQDPMTSLNPAATVGNQVAESLLLHQYDRKRPDTWWNAVREITPSLGRDPIEEQALSDAVDMLEQVGIPEAKSRIDQYPHEFSGGMRQRVLIAIALACQPKLLIADEPTTALDVTIQAQILELINDLQEQLGMAVLFITHDLGVVAETCDRVAVMYAGEIVEEGPVEEVFTNPSHPYTYTLLESIPTEDRDRLTPIEGNVPDLIDLPDGCHFAPRCPWSQPECTDEEIPYLQHGSEDINHRSKCIHSEFDESVYADEREGINTKNDGSFDETLVSVNEVKRHFSQADGMLDRWLADELPPVKAVDGVSFDIYQGETLGLVGESGCGKSTTGRTLLRLLEPTDGNVVFSGVDLNDLSENALRETRKEMQMIFQDPMSSLDPRMTVAQTIAEPLKIHDLPVPVEGDDRSQRERRRDRVDELLDAVGLDSSQRDRYPHEMSGGQRQRVGIARSLAVDPDFIVADEPVSALDVSVQAQIINLLEDLQEEFDLTYLFIAHDLSVVRHIADRVAVMYLGEIVELAETEELFEAPKHPYTETLLSAVPEPDPYASGDRIILEGDVPSPIDPPSGCRFRTRCPKVVPPDDLDIEQAAYREVMSFREQIEKETLTIDRFDGEDGEPATPEAVADGGSQRSGQDIVDEFFDESLSPDVEVTLVNAASRLTGGEWDEAASLLRDEFESVCERRSPVLDGNRHLSACHITDSNAR
- a CDS encoding helix-turn-helix domain-containing protein, producing the protein MAGEHLEYDTKLTAKTRVDNDGTEDDSDRADGFSDQAPSGYQLTFKLWHPNCWMTTVTAKTDGNLLVNSVYIVDEHVKAHVVAYANTTEALETLIEATHMSERTYSVSELHNRHQYGESTEPVRKMTRNLLVEYDPANSIYDALVSRGFIPVEPLRVRDGYEYWTVAVDDPRERMQEKLATVCETKNAEITVQQISTQRPITDTDVDAGTCWETLSTRQREVFKHARDQGYYEWPRAVSGADLAAELDIAKTTFFEHLRKAEAKLLGRK